A region of Macadamia integrifolia cultivar HAES 741 unplaced genomic scaffold, SCU_Mint_v3 scaffold2505, whole genome shotgun sequence DNA encodes the following proteins:
- the LOC122066627 gene encoding protein NRT1/ PTR FAMILY 5.5 isoform X3 — protein sequence MASVMGPYLKITVLIWADVLAAYALWVMQTYLTNVWKMSITNAAAIVNVFTGVSTLLPLALTFLMDTFFGNFWMLLFSSLSYCVGMGFLAMSTPPVLSAATGTCNNYDPACIGDTQTVLFYISLVLIAFGMAGHISSLGPFIMDQVPPEAGGNVEAPPNEAPYVCLAIFAMVLVPIIAVFALPYIKPWSIRFGIPAICTLVSTLIFLSGLHSYIYVEPRGSSLTHIFQVYVASTLKIHHHRPRDAAQLYERDDHDDDLVPHTNRFRCLDKAAIILPNQTQEEQERNKWKLCRVTEVEETKITIRIIASVLSVYISNKVSKRGGRQGWFQYTLNRSRLDNYYWTLAALSAINLVFFAVVASCYSYKDGEIEDDEDDLSEDEETSAPYDDSASCCCC from the exons ATGGCGAGCGTGATGGGACCCTACCTCAAAATCACTG TGTTGATATGGGCGGACGTTCTAGCTGCATACGCATTGTGGGTGATGCAAACATACCTGACCAACGTTTGGAAGATGAGTATCACCAATGCTGCAGCCATAGTGAACGTATTCACAGGGGTCTCAACCTTGTTGCCACTCGCCTTGACTTTCCTCATGGACACCTTCTTTGGCAATTTTTGGATGCTCCTCTTCTCAAGCCTATCCTATTGTGTT GGTATGGGTTTCCTAGCAATGTCAACCCCTCCGGTCCTATCGGCGGCTACAGGGACATGTAATAACTACGATCCGGCATGTATCGGTGACACTCAAACAGTTCTCTTCTACATTTCATTAGTCCTAATAGCATTTGGCATGGCCGGTCACATCTCTTCATTAGGGCCATTCATCATGGATCAAGTACCACCTGAAGCAGGAGGAAATGTTGAGGCTCCACCAAATGAGGCTCCCTACGTATGTTTAGCCATCTTTGCAATGGTCCTTGTCCCCATCATTGCTGTGTTCGCTCTTCCATACATCAAACCTTGGTCAATTCGTTTTGGGATTCCAGCCATTTGTACCCTGGTTTCCACTCTCATTTTCCTTAGTGGACTCCATTCTTACATCTATGTGGAACCACGTGGGAGCTCTCTCACTCATATTTTCCAGGTCTACGTGGCCTCTACTCTCAAGATTCATCATCATAGACCCAGGGATGCTGCTCAACTTTACGAGAGGGATGACCATGATGATGATTTGGTGCCTCACACAAACCGTTTCAG GTGCTTGGACAAGGCAGCTATAATTTTGCCTAATCAGACTCAGGAGGAACAAGAAAGGAATAAATGGAAGCTTTGTAGAGTGACAGAAGTAGAAGAGACCAAGATTACAATAC GAATCATTGCTAGTGTTCTTTCAGTCTATATATCGAACAAGGTCAGTAAAAGGGGTGGGAGACAAGGCTGGTTCCAGTACACCCTTAATAGAAGTCGCCTCGATAATTACTACTGGACATTGGCAGCATTGAGTGCTATCAACCTTGTTTTCTTTGCTGTTGTTGCGAGTTGCTACTCCTACAAGGATGGTGaaatagaagatgatgaagatgatttatcagaagatgaagaaaccTCTGCACCCTATGATGATTCAGccagttgttgttgttgttga
- the LOC122066627 gene encoding protein NRT1/ PTR FAMILY 5.5 isoform X2, with translation MASVMGPYLKITVLIWADVLAAYALWVMQTYLTNVWKMSITNAAAIVNVFTGVSTLLPLALTFLMDTFFGNFWMLLFSSLSYCVGMGFLAMSTPPVLSAATGTCNNYDPACIGDTQTVLFYISLVLIAFGMAGHISSLGPFIMDQVPPEAGGNVEAPPNEAPYVCLAIFAMVLVPIIAVFALPYIKPWSIRFGIPAICTLVSTLIFLSGLHSYIYVEPRGSSLTHIFQVYVASTLKIHHHRPRDAAQLYERDDHDDDLVPHTNRFRCLDKAAIILPNQTQEEQERNKWKLCRVTEVEETKITIPKVEARRINVITKHGLLDKPDETIPMSIFWLLPQFLLLGAMDGLARKGVEGFFHDQVPKSMRAYMVLFTEAVFGAGIIASVLSVYISNKVSKRGGRQGWFQYTLNRSRLDNYYWTLAALSAINLVFFAVVASCYSYKDGEIEDDEDDLSEDEETSAPYDDSASCCCC, from the exons ATGGCGAGCGTGATGGGACCCTACCTCAAAATCACTG TGTTGATATGGGCGGACGTTCTAGCTGCATACGCATTGTGGGTGATGCAAACATACCTGACCAACGTTTGGAAGATGAGTATCACCAATGCTGCAGCCATAGTGAACGTATTCACAGGGGTCTCAACCTTGTTGCCACTCGCCTTGACTTTCCTCATGGACACCTTCTTTGGCAATTTTTGGATGCTCCTCTTCTCAAGCCTATCCTATTGTGTT GGTATGGGTTTCCTAGCAATGTCAACCCCTCCGGTCCTATCGGCGGCTACAGGGACATGTAATAACTACGATCCGGCATGTATCGGTGACACTCAAACAGTTCTCTTCTACATTTCATTAGTCCTAATAGCATTTGGCATGGCCGGTCACATCTCTTCATTAGGGCCATTCATCATGGATCAAGTACCACCTGAAGCAGGAGGAAATGTTGAGGCTCCACCAAATGAGGCTCCCTACGTATGTTTAGCCATCTTTGCAATGGTCCTTGTCCCCATCATTGCTGTGTTCGCTCTTCCATACATCAAACCTTGGTCAATTCGTTTTGGGATTCCAGCCATTTGTACCCTGGTTTCCACTCTCATTTTCCTTAGTGGACTCCATTCTTACATCTATGTGGAACCACGTGGGAGCTCTCTCACTCATATTTTCCAGGTCTACGTGGCCTCTACTCTCAAGATTCATCATCATAGACCCAGGGATGCTGCTCAACTTTACGAGAGGGATGACCATGATGATGATTTGGTGCCTCACACAAACCGTTTCAG GTGCTTGGACAAGGCAGCTATAATTTTGCCTAATCAGACTCAGGAGGAACAAGAAAGGAATAAATGGAAGCTTTGTAGAGTGACAGAAGTAGAAGAGACCAAGATTACAATAC CAAAGGTGGAGGCTAGAAGAATAAATGTCATTACCAAACATGGTTTATTGGACAAGCCTGATGAGACAATCCCCATGAGCATCTTCTGGTTGCTTCCACAGTTTCTCTTACTAGGAGCCATGGATGGGCTTGCAAGAAAGGGAGTGGAAGGTTTCTTCCATGATCAGGTCCCTAAATCTATGAGGGCCTATATGGTTTTATTTACAGAGGCTGTGTTTGGAGCAGGAATCATTGCTAGTGTTCTTTCAGTCTATATATCGAACAAGGTCAGTAAAAGGGGTGGGAGACAAGGCTGGTTCCAGTACACCCTTAATAGAAGTCGCCTCGATAATTACTACTGGACATTGGCAGCATTGAGTGCTATCAACCTTGTTTTCTTTGCTGTTGTTGCGAGTTGCTACTCCTACAAGGATGGTGaaatagaagatgatgaagatgatttatcagaagatgaagaaaccTCTGCACCCTATGATGATTCAGccagttgttgttgttgttga
- the LOC122066627 gene encoding protein NRT1/ PTR FAMILY 5.5 isoform X1 encodes MASVMGPYLKITVLIWADVLAAYALWVMQTYLTNVWKMSITNAAAIVNVFTGVSTLLPLALTFLMDTFFGNFWMLLFSSLSYCVGMGFLAMSTPPVLSAATGTCNNYDPACIGDTQTVLFYISLVLIAFGMAGHISSLGPFIMDQVPPEAGGNVEAPPNEAPYVCLAIFAMVLVPIIAVFALPYIKPWSIRFGIPAICTLVSTLIFLSGLHSYIYVEPRGSSLTHIFQVYVASTLKIHHHRPRDAAQLYERDDHDDDLVPHTNRFRCLDKAAIILPNQTQEEQERNKWKLCRVTEVEETKITIRMVPIWLTFIVCGIVMAVGNTYFLEQANHMNHKVGHLKVPIPILLAFYDMSKSYATKLYHIISITIGKSGLKYVAPVGIATGMLLSILCCITAAKVEARRINVITKHGLLDKPDETIPMSIFWLLPQFLLLGAMDGLARKGVEGFFHDQVPKSMRAYMVLFTEAVFGAGIIASVLSVYISNKVSKRGGRQGWFQYTLNRSRLDNYYWTLAALSAINLVFFAVVASCYSYKDGEIEDDEDDLSEDEETSAPYDDSASCCCC; translated from the exons ATGGCGAGCGTGATGGGACCCTACCTCAAAATCACTG TGTTGATATGGGCGGACGTTCTAGCTGCATACGCATTGTGGGTGATGCAAACATACCTGACCAACGTTTGGAAGATGAGTATCACCAATGCTGCAGCCATAGTGAACGTATTCACAGGGGTCTCAACCTTGTTGCCACTCGCCTTGACTTTCCTCATGGACACCTTCTTTGGCAATTTTTGGATGCTCCTCTTCTCAAGCCTATCCTATTGTGTT GGTATGGGTTTCCTAGCAATGTCAACCCCTCCGGTCCTATCGGCGGCTACAGGGACATGTAATAACTACGATCCGGCATGTATCGGTGACACTCAAACAGTTCTCTTCTACATTTCATTAGTCCTAATAGCATTTGGCATGGCCGGTCACATCTCTTCATTAGGGCCATTCATCATGGATCAAGTACCACCTGAAGCAGGAGGAAATGTTGAGGCTCCACCAAATGAGGCTCCCTACGTATGTTTAGCCATCTTTGCAATGGTCCTTGTCCCCATCATTGCTGTGTTCGCTCTTCCATACATCAAACCTTGGTCAATTCGTTTTGGGATTCCAGCCATTTGTACCCTGGTTTCCACTCTCATTTTCCTTAGTGGACTCCATTCTTACATCTATGTGGAACCACGTGGGAGCTCTCTCACTCATATTTTCCAGGTCTACGTGGCCTCTACTCTCAAGATTCATCATCATAGACCCAGGGATGCTGCTCAACTTTACGAGAGGGATGACCATGATGATGATTTGGTGCCTCACACAAACCGTTTCAG GTGCTTGGACAAGGCAGCTATAATTTTGCCTAATCAGACTCAGGAGGAACAAGAAAGGAATAAATGGAAGCTTTGTAGAGTGACAGAAGTAGAAGAGACCAAGATTACAATACGTATGGTACCTATATGGCTAACCTTCATTGTTTGTGGCATTGTAATGGCTGTTGGGAACACTTATTTTCTTGAGCAGGCAAACCACATGAATCATAAAGTGGGACACCTAAAAGTCCCTATTCCAATCCTTCTAGCATTCTATGACATGTCAAAGTCATATGCCACCAAGCTTTATCACATAATATCAATCACCATAGGAAAGAGTGGGTTAAAGTATGTTGCACCAGTTGGAATTGCAACTGGAATGCTCTTATCCATCTTATGTTGCATAACTGCAGCAAAGGTGGAGGCTAGAAGAATAAATGTCATTACCAAACATGGTTTATTGGACAAGCCTGATGAGACAATCCCCATGAGCATCTTCTGGTTGCTTCCACAGTTTCTCTTACTAGGAGCCATGGATGGGCTTGCAAGAAAGGGAGTGGAAGGTTTCTTCCATGATCAGGTCCCTAAATCTATGAGGGCCTATATGGTTTTATTTACAGAGGCTGTGTTTGGAGCAGGAATCATTGCTAGTGTTCTTTCAGTCTATATATCGAACAAGGTCAGTAAAAGGGGTGGGAGACAAGGCTGGTTCCAGTACACCCTTAATAGAAGTCGCCTCGATAATTACTACTGGACATTGGCAGCATTGAGTGCTATCAACCTTGTTTTCTTTGCTGTTGTTGCGAGTTGCTACTCCTACAAGGATGGTGaaatagaagatgatgaagatgatttatcagaagatgaagaaaccTCTGCACCCTATGATGATTCAGccagttgttgttgttgttga